The Streptomyces sp. NBC_01689 genome includes a window with the following:
- a CDS encoding bifunctional 3,4-dihydroxy-2-butanone-4-phosphate synthase/GTP cyclohydrolase II, with amino-acid sequence MTAAPVWYSTGHDQDVSDLALDPVERAIADIAAGRPIVVVDDEDRENEGDLVIAAEKATPEIIAFMMSECRGLICAPMEGDELDRLQLPQMVDNNTESMRTAFTVSVDASGAHGVTTGISAADRATTLRLLAGGRAGAGDFVRPGHIFPLRARPGGVLVRNGHTEAAVDLARLAGLRPAGAIVEIAGEDGRMLRLPELVPFARKHGLTIISIEDLVTYRRSLQVPAPLDQEAPAAGPAVRREARTQLPTAFGEFTAYGYRSTADGVEHVALVHGEIGDGEDVLVRVHSECLTGDVLHSLRCDCGPQLQTSLQRIQAEGRGVVVYLRGHEGRGIGLLSKLRAYELQERGRDTLDANLELGLPADARDYGASARILEDLGVHSLRLMTNNPEKTDALVRNGLRVTRREPMPVQAGEHNLRYLRTKRDRMGHDLPWLETPAASACGSQ; translated from the coding sequence ATGACCGCCGCACCCGTCTGGTACAGCACCGGGCACGATCAGGACGTCTCGGACCTGGCGCTCGACCCGGTCGAGCGGGCCATCGCCGACATCGCGGCGGGCCGGCCGATCGTGGTCGTCGACGACGAGGACCGGGAGAACGAGGGCGACCTCGTCATCGCCGCCGAGAAGGCGACCCCCGAGATCATCGCGTTCATGATGAGCGAGTGCCGCGGCCTGATCTGCGCGCCCATGGAGGGCGACGAACTCGACCGCCTCCAGCTCCCTCAGATGGTCGACAACAACACCGAGTCGATGAGGACGGCCTTCACGGTTTCCGTGGACGCCTCCGGCGCCCACGGCGTGACCACCGGCATCTCGGCCGCCGACCGCGCCACCACCCTCCGGCTGCTGGCCGGGGGCCGGGCCGGGGCGGGCGACTTCGTGCGGCCGGGTCACATCTTCCCGCTGCGCGCGCGGCCCGGCGGTGTCCTCGTCCGCAACGGCCACACCGAGGCGGCCGTCGACCTGGCCCGCCTCGCCGGACTGCGCCCCGCGGGCGCCATCGTGGAGATCGCGGGGGAGGACGGCCGCATGCTGCGCCTCCCCGAACTCGTCCCGTTCGCCCGCAAGCACGGTCTGACCATCATCTCCATCGAGGACCTGGTCACCTACCGCCGCTCCCTCCAGGTCCCCGCCCCGCTCGACCAGGAGGCACCCGCGGCCGGCCCCGCGGTCCGCCGCGAGGCCAGGACGCAACTGCCCACCGCCTTCGGTGAGTTCACGGCCTACGGCTACCGGTCCACCGCCGACGGGGTCGAGCACGTCGCCCTCGTCCACGGCGAGATCGGCGACGGCGAGGACGTCCTCGTCCGCGTCCACTCCGAGTGCCTGACCGGCGACGTCCTCCACTCGCTGCGCTGCGACTGCGGCCCCCAGTTGCAGACCTCCCTGCAGCGCATCCAGGCCGAGGGCCGGGGCGTCGTCGTCTATCTGCGCGGACACGAGGGACGCGGCATCGGACTGCTGTCCAAACTGCGCGCCTACGAGCTCCAGGAACGCGGCCGCGACACCCTCGACGCCAACCTCGAACTCGGCCTGCCCGCGGACGCCCGCGACTACGGCGCGAGCGCGCGGATCCTGGAGGACCTCGGCGTCCACAGCCTGCGCCTGATGACCAACAACCCCGAGAAGACCGACGCCCTCGTCCGGAACGGCCTGCGGGTCACCCGGCGGGAGCCGATGCCCGTCCAGGCGGGCGAGCACAACCTCCGCTACCTGCGCACCAAGCGGGACCGGATGGGGCACGACCTGCCGTGGCTGGAGACGCCCGCCGCCTCCGCCTGCGGCAGCCAGTGA
- a CDS encoding riboflavin synthase, producing MFTGIVEELGEVTAVENLDEASRFRLRGPVVTQGARHGDSIAVNGVCLTVVDHEGDEFTADVMAETLKRSSLGALTVGSRVNLERPMAVGDRLGGHIVQGHVDGTGTVLARTPSEHWEIVKISLPADLTRYVVVKGSITVDGISLTVVDAGPDHFTVSLIPTTLDLTTLGRKQPGDPVNLEVDVIAKYVERLLGARGEQPVALPDTSGGRP from the coding sequence GTGTTCACCGGAATCGTCGAAGAGCTGGGTGAGGTCACCGCCGTCGAGAATCTCGACGAGGCCTCCCGCTTCCGTCTGCGCGGACCCGTCGTCACGCAGGGCGCGCGGCACGGCGACTCCATCGCCGTGAACGGGGTCTGTCTCACCGTCGTCGACCACGAGGGCGACGAATTCACCGCCGACGTCATGGCGGAGACCCTGAAACGCTCCAGCCTCGGTGCCCTCACCGTCGGCTCCCGCGTCAACCTCGAACGTCCCATGGCCGTCGGCGACCGCCTCGGCGGACACATCGTCCAGGGCCACGTCGACGGCACCGGCACGGTCCTCGCACGCACGCCGTCCGAGCACTGGGAGATCGTGAAGATCTCGCTCCCCGCGGACCTCACCCGCTACGTGGTCGTGAAGGGCTCCATCACCGTCGACGGCATCAGCCTGACGGTGGTCGACGCGGGCCCGGACCACTTCACCGTCAGCCTCATCCCCACCACCCTCGACCTGACCACGCTCGGCCGCAAGCAGCCCGGCGACCCGGTCAACCTCGAGGTGGACGTCATCGCCAAGTACGTCGAGCGGCTGCTCGGCGCCCGGGGCGAGCAGCCGGTCGCGCTGCCCGACACCTCGGGGGGCCGGCCGTGA
- a CDS encoding hemolysin family protein, which translates to MTIPLLLLAAAFLLILANGFFVAAEFGLVTVERPDAEKAAAEGDRRARTVVNSLKELSFQLSGTQLGITITSLVVGMLAEPALAELLHGPFTALGLPDGAVGGVAVVVGMLLAAAVQMVVGELVPKNWAVSKPLQVARFVAGPQHVFSSLFRPVIAALNTVANRLVRALGVEPAEELASARTPGELVSLARHSAQAGALEQDTADLFVRTISLADLTAQHVMTPRVRVSALQSTATAEDVVNLTRATGLSRFPVYRERIDEVVGMVHLKDALAVPSHDRLRTPVGRIAQAPLLVPETLPVQPLLERLRSEQPIAVVVDEYGGTAGVVTLEDIVEELVGEVRDEHDGQDLPELAAAPPEEGRPAWDADGSCRVDVLQRIGLDVPEGPYETVAGLVADLLGRIPAPGDKAELPGWRLSVRQVGHYRAERVRLVRTADAALTPEAVR; encoded by the coding sequence ATGACCATCCCCCTGCTGCTTCTCGCGGCGGCGTTCCTGCTGATCCTCGCCAACGGTTTCTTCGTGGCGGCGGAGTTCGGCCTCGTCACGGTCGAACGGCCGGACGCCGAGAAGGCCGCCGCCGAAGGCGACCGACGGGCCCGTACCGTCGTGAACTCGCTCAAGGAGCTGTCCTTCCAGCTCTCCGGCACCCAGCTCGGCATCACCATCACCTCGCTGGTCGTCGGCATGCTCGCCGAACCGGCGCTCGCCGAACTGCTGCACGGCCCCTTCACCGCCCTGGGCCTGCCCGACGGCGCCGTGGGCGGCGTCGCCGTGGTGGTCGGCATGCTGCTCGCCGCGGCCGTCCAGATGGTCGTCGGAGAACTCGTGCCGAAGAACTGGGCGGTGTCCAAGCCGCTGCAGGTCGCCCGCTTCGTGGCGGGTCCCCAGCACGTCTTCTCCAGCCTGTTCCGGCCGGTGATCGCCGCGCTCAACACGGTCGCCAACCGGCTGGTACGGGCGCTCGGCGTCGAACCCGCCGAGGAGCTGGCGTCCGCCCGCACCCCCGGCGAGCTCGTCTCCCTCGCCCGGCACTCGGCGCAGGCCGGCGCCCTGGAGCAGGACACCGCGGATCTCTTCGTACGGACCATCTCGCTGGCCGACCTGACCGCGCAGCACGTCATGACGCCGCGGGTGAGGGTCAGCGCCCTCCAGTCGACGGCCACGGCGGAGGATGTCGTCAACCTCACCCGGGCCACCGGCCTGTCCCGCTTCCCCGTGTACCGGGAGCGGATCGACGAGGTGGTCGGCATGGTCCACCTCAAGGACGCCCTCGCCGTGCCCTCGCACGACCGGCTGCGCACGCCCGTCGGCCGGATCGCCCAGGCCCCGCTGCTCGTCCCGGAGACCCTGCCCGTGCAGCCGCTCCTGGAACGGCTGCGGAGCGAGCAGCCCATCGCCGTCGTGGTCGACGAGTACGGCGGTACGGCGGGCGTCGTCACCCTGGAGGACATCGTCGAGGAACTTGTCGGCGAGGTCCGCGACGAGCACGACGGACAGGACCTGCCGGAACTCGCCGCGGCGCCGCCCGAGGAGGGACGGCCCGCCTGGGACGCCGACGGCAGCTGCCGTGTCGACGTCCTGCAGCGCATAGGACTGGATGTGCCCGAGGGGCCGTACGAGACCGTGGCGGGTCTCGTCGCCGATCTGCTCGGCCGCATCCCGGCACCCGGCGACAAGGCGGAGCTGCCGGGCTGGCGCCTGTCGGTGCGCCAGGTCGGGCACTACCGCGCCGAGCGGGTCCGGCTGGTCAGGACCGCGGACGCGGCCCTCACCCCGGAGGCCGTCCGATGA
- a CDS encoding phosphoribosyl-ATP diphosphatase yields MSKKTFEELFTELQQKAASGDPATSRTAELVGKGVHAIGKKVVEEAAEVWMAAEYEGKDAAAEEISQLLYHVQVMMVARGISLDDVYAHL; encoded by the coding sequence ATGTCCAAGAAGACGTTCGAGGAGCTCTTCACCGAGCTCCAGCAGAAGGCCGCCTCCGGCGACCCCGCCACCTCCCGCACCGCCGAACTGGTCGGCAAGGGCGTCCATGCCATCGGCAAGAAGGTCGTCGAAGAGGCCGCAGAGGTCTGGATGGCCGCCGAGTACGAGGGCAAGGACGCCGCGGCCGAGGAGATCTCGCAGCTCCTGTACCACGTCCAGGTGATGATGGTGGCGCGCGGAATCTCCCTCGACGACGTGTACGCCCACCTCTGA
- a CDS encoding PH domain-containing protein — MSHLPDLPVTFRPSRTRAVLLTAGVAIFVVITTVAMLLEQLSPGERASFVLTAALLLGVLVLLSRPKVVADESGVTVVNIAGTRRLDWAEILQVNLRPGDPWVFLDLSDGTSLPALGIQPGIARQRAIDDARTLRALAEARSIGDPEQHHG; from the coding sequence ATGTCCCACCTCCCCGACCTCCCCGTCACGTTCCGGCCGTCCCGGACCCGGGCCGTGCTGCTCACCGCGGGCGTCGCGATCTTCGTGGTCATCACGACGGTCGCGATGCTCCTGGAGCAGCTCAGCCCGGGGGAGCGCGCCAGCTTCGTCCTCACCGCCGCGCTGCTCCTCGGCGTGCTCGTGCTGCTCTCCCGGCCCAAGGTCGTCGCCGATGAGAGCGGAGTCACAGTCGTCAACATCGCCGGCACCCGGCGCCTGGACTGGGCGGAGATCCTCCAGGTCAACCTGCGCCCCGGCGACCCCTGGGTGTTCCTCGACCTCAGTGACGGCACCAGTCTTCCGGCGCTCGGCATCCAGCCGGGCATCGCCAGGCAGCGCGCGATCGACGACGCCCGCACCCTGCGGGCACTGGCCGAAGCCCGCTCCATCGGCGACCCCGAGCAACATCACGGCTGA
- the ribH gene encoding 6,7-dimethyl-8-ribityllumazine synthase, with protein MSGKGAPELSVRNCGDLRVAVIAAQWHEKVMDGLVDGALRALHELGIDEPTLLRVPGSFELPVVAKVLAGRGYDAVVALGVVIRGGTPHFEYVCQGVTQGLTQVSIDTGVPIGFGVLTCDTEEQALDRAGIEGSREDKGHEAVTAAVATAATLRSVSEPWR; from the coding sequence GTGAGCGGCAAGGGTGCACCCGAACTGTCCGTACGCAACTGCGGCGACCTGCGCGTCGCGGTCATCGCGGCACAGTGGCACGAAAAGGTGATGGACGGTCTCGTGGACGGCGCGCTGCGCGCCCTGCACGAGCTGGGGATCGACGAGCCGACCCTGCTGAGGGTCCCGGGCAGCTTCGAGCTCCCGGTCGTCGCCAAGGTCCTGGCGGGCCGCGGCTACGACGCCGTCGTCGCGCTCGGCGTCGTCATCCGCGGCGGCACACCGCACTTCGAATATGTTTGCCAGGGCGTCACGCAGGGCCTCACCCAGGTCTCCATCGACACCGGCGTCCCCATCGGCTTCGGCGTACTGACCTGTGACACCGAGGAGCAGGCCCTGGACCGTGCGGGCATCGAGGGCTCCCGCGAGGACAAGGGCCACGAGGCGGTGACGGCCGCCGTGGCGACCGCGGCCACACTGCGCTCGGTATCCGAACCCTGGCGCTGA
- a CDS encoding hemolysin family protein: protein MSVLQLLFAVLLVLANGFFVGAEFALVSVRRSQIEPLESARARQVLYGLERLPQMMAAAQFGITVCSLTLGAVAEPTVAHLLEPLFEAVRLPDGVIHPLGYVIALALVVFFHLVIGEMVPKNLAMAAPEKTALWLSPGLVAFARLCRPVTVALGACARLILKLFRVEPKDEVEAVFTSEQLNRLVEDSGQAGLLEPEEQERLEDALELGSRPVTDVLLNRESLVTVGPSVTPGQVVALTARTGYSRFPVVAENGAFMGYLHVKDVLDLEESERAVPQQIWRHMTTLRSELPLDDALTVMRRAATHLAQVADASGKVLGLVALEDVLELLVGEVRDPAHRNVTVVTTAPLRTVARSDAAEEALAT from the coding sequence ATGAGCGTCCTCCAACTTCTCTTCGCCGTTCTCCTGGTGCTCGCCAACGGCTTCTTCGTCGGCGCCGAGTTCGCGCTCGTCTCCGTACGGCGCAGCCAGATCGAGCCGCTGGAGTCCGCCCGCGCCCGCCAGGTCCTCTACGGGCTGGAGCGGCTGCCCCAGATGATGGCCGCGGCCCAGTTCGGCATCACGGTCTGCTCGCTGACGCTCGGCGCGGTCGCCGAGCCGACCGTCGCCCACCTGCTGGAGCCGCTCTTCGAGGCGGTGCGTCTGCCGGACGGTGTGATCCACCCCCTCGGCTACGTCATCGCGCTCGCCCTCGTCGTCTTCTTCCACCTCGTCATCGGCGAGATGGTCCCGAAGAACCTGGCGATGGCCGCGCCGGAGAAGACCGCGCTGTGGCTGAGCCCGGGGCTGGTCGCGTTCGCCCGTCTGTGCCGGCCCGTCACGGTGGCCCTCGGCGCGTGCGCCCGGCTGATCCTGAAGCTGTTCCGGGTGGAGCCCAAGGACGAGGTCGAGGCGGTCTTCACGAGCGAGCAGCTCAACCGTCTGGTCGAGGACTCGGGCCAGGCCGGTCTGCTGGAACCGGAGGAGCAGGAGCGCCTCGAGGACGCCCTCGAACTCGGGTCCCGCCCGGTGACGGACGTCCTCCTGAACCGGGAGTCCCTGGTCACCGTCGGCCCCTCGGTCACCCCCGGCCAGGTCGTCGCCCTCACCGCGCGCACCGGGTACTCCCGTTTCCCGGTGGTCGCGGAGAACGGCGCCTTCATGGGCTACCTGCACGTGAAGGACGTCCTGGACCTGGAGGAGTCCGAGCGCGCGGTGCCCCAGCAGATCTGGCGGCACATGACCACCCTCCGGTCGGAACTCCCCCTCGACGACGCCCTGACGGTGATGCGCCGTGCCGCCACGCACCTCGCGCAGGTCGCGGACGCGTCGGGCAAGGTGCTCGGGCTCGTCGCGCTGGAGGACGTGCTGGAGCTGCTGGTCGGCGAGGTACGCGATCCGGCGCACCGGAACGTGACCGTGGTGACCACGGCACCCCTCAGGACGGTGGCGCGCAGCGACGCCGCGGAGGAGGCACTGGCGACCTGA
- a CDS encoding nicotinamide mononucleotide transporter family protein gives MNWLNSEAFTLFGQHIKWSDMTGNVIGLIGLALGWRRSVWSWPVQLLSGVVLLTAFASAHLSGSAGKQLVVIVVALWGWWQWNRGRGQDGGVAVRFATWRERGVLAGSAAVGTLAVSALFHAYPSLSWDPWPDAYIFVGTVVAMYAQARGMVEFWFAWLLVDVVGVPLNFANGFAFSGFVYVVYGALVLWGMRDWWLRSRKAGQPLLEGVPA, from the coding sequence GTGAACTGGCTCAACTCCGAGGCGTTCACCCTCTTCGGACAGCACATCAAGTGGTCGGACATGACCGGCAACGTGATCGGTCTGATCGGCCTCGCGCTCGGCTGGCGACGCTCCGTCTGGAGCTGGCCCGTCCAGCTCCTGTCCGGTGTCGTCCTGCTCACCGCCTTCGCCTCGGCCCATCTCTCCGGCAGCGCCGGAAAGCAGCTCGTGGTCATCGTCGTCGCCCTGTGGGGCTGGTGGCAGTGGAACCGCGGCCGGGGCCAGGACGGCGGCGTCGCCGTACGGTTCGCCACCTGGCGCGAGCGCGGCGTGCTGGCCGGCTCCGCCGCCGTCGGCACCCTCGCGGTGAGCGCCCTGTTCCACGCGTATCCGTCGCTGTCCTGGGACCCCTGGCCGGACGCCTACATCTTCGTGGGCACGGTCGTCGCCATGTACGCCCAGGCCCGCGGCATGGTCGAGTTCTGGTTCGCCTGGCTGCTGGTCGACGTGGTGGGCGTCCCGCTCAACTTCGCCAACGGCTTCGCCTTCTCCGGTTTTGTCTACGTCGTCTACGGCGCGCTCGTCCTGTGGGGCATGCGCGACTGGTGGCTGCGCTCCCGCAAGGCCGGGCAGCCCCTCCTGGAAGGAGTCCCGGCATGA
- a CDS encoding MFS transporter yields MTRVTGRSGDDVVGDPVGVKRARYAVAAVFAVHGAVTGSFATRVPWIQDHASVSTGQLGLALAFPAIGASLAMPLAGRISHRFGARAALRGLISLWTLALVLPSVAPNLYTLCLALFVYGASAGMADVAMNALGVEIENRLGRSIMSGLHGMWSAGALVGSAGGTLAAHLGADARLHHALAAGVLTVLGLTACRWVLDLRPTEDEVPPPRFALPPKSALVIGAIGFCAVFAEGASLDWSAVYLKDELGTSAGLAAASTTGFMLTMALARLIGDAVVNRFGAVRTVRAGGALAVLGGLLVVVAGDPAVAMGGFALLGLGIAVVVPLCFAAAGHAGPNPSQAIAGVATITYTSGLVAPSAIGSLAQATSLVVSFGLVTVLASGLAVFAGVLRAGERDRPKVSRPSAAVPDPRP; encoded by the coding sequence ATGACGAGAGTGACCGGAAGGTCGGGTGACGACGTGGTCGGGGACCCGGTCGGGGTGAAGCGGGCCCGGTACGCCGTGGCCGCGGTGTTCGCCGTGCACGGGGCGGTGACGGGTTCGTTCGCCACCCGGGTGCCCTGGATCCAGGACCACGCATCCGTCAGCACGGGCCAGCTCGGGCTGGCGCTGGCGTTCCCGGCCATCGGCGCCTCCCTCGCGATGCCACTGGCGGGCCGCATCAGCCACCGCTTCGGGGCCCGCGCCGCGCTGCGCGGCCTGATCTCCCTGTGGACGCTGGCGCTGGTCCTGCCGTCCGTCGCGCCGAACCTCTACACCCTGTGCCTGGCCCTCTTCGTCTACGGCGCCTCGGCGGGCATGGCGGACGTGGCGATGAACGCGCTCGGCGTCGAGATCGAGAACCGCCTCGGCAGGTCGATCATGTCGGGGCTGCACGGCATGTGGAGCGCGGGCGCGCTGGTCGGGTCGGCGGGCGGCACCCTCGCCGCGCACCTCGGTGCGGACGCGCGTCTGCACCACGCGCTGGCGGCCGGGGTCCTGACGGTCCTCGGCCTCACCGCCTGCCGCTGGGTCCTCGACCTGCGTCCGACCGAGGACGAGGTCCCCCCGCCGCGCTTCGCGCTGCCGCCGAAGTCCGCCCTGGTCATCGGTGCGATCGGCTTCTGCGCCGTGTTCGCCGAGGGCGCGAGCCTCGACTGGTCGGCGGTCTACCTCAAGGACGAGCTCGGCACCTCGGCCGGACTCGCGGCGGCGTCGACGACCGGTTTCATGCTGACCATGGCGCTGGCCCGGCTCATCGGCGACGCCGTGGTGAACCGGTTCGGCGCGGTGCGCACGGTGCGCGCGGGCGGGGCGCTAGCCGTGCTCGGCGGACTGCTCGTCGTCGTCGCGGGCGATCCCGCGGTCGCCATGGGCGGCTTCGCCCTGCTGGGTCTCGGGATCGCGGTCGTCGTCCCGCTCTGCTTCGCCGCGGCGGGGCACGCAGGACCGAACCCCAGTCAGGCCATCGCGGGCGTCGCCACCATCACGTACACCTCGGGTCTGGTCGCGCCGAGCGCGATCGGCTCGCTGGCCCAGGCCACCAGTCTGGTGGTGTCGTTCGGACTGGTCACGGTCCTGGCGAGCGGTCTCGCCGTGTTCGCGGGCGTGCTGCGCGCGGGCGAGCGCGACCGTCCGAAGGTCAGTCGCCCGAGCGCAGCAGTTCCCGACCCACGGCCCTGA
- a CDS encoding ROK family transcriptional regulator yields MPASPSTARAINDRLALRLLQQEGPLTAGQLKQLTGLSRPTVADLVERLTVAGLISVVGESGEQRRGPNARLYGIVADRAQLAALDVRTEGVTVVVADLLGAELARASVPITDDAGTGPAVEQAVALVERAAKEAGAERLHTVGVGAPGLIDPASGELRDSSGLPAWHRRLVAALQERLPARVIVENETNLAALAEQRDGAARDRGTFVLLWLGHGTGAAVVLDGRLRRGASGGTGEIGFLPVPGTATLPSATDCEGGFHSLAGGAAIAGLAAAYGLTVTGSGGEPPAAALVRAAVAAVTPSSSSSSPASRSSSAAGSPYGPSDRFLAALADRLAVGAASVVAVLDPGCVVLGGEVGQAGGEELAARVGERLARMSPLPAEVRAGVLGGGAVLRGALLTARESAQDDLFTPHPR; encoded by the coding sequence ATGCCCGCATCTCCGAGCACGGCCCGGGCCATCAACGACCGGCTCGCCCTGCGGCTGCTGCAGCAGGAGGGCCCGTTGACGGCCGGACAGCTGAAGCAGCTCACGGGCCTGTCCCGGCCCACCGTCGCCGACCTCGTCGAGCGTCTGACCGTCGCCGGACTGATCTCGGTCGTGGGGGAGTCGGGGGAGCAGCGGCGCGGCCCGAACGCCCGGCTGTACGGGATCGTCGCGGACCGGGCACAACTGGCCGCGCTCGACGTCCGTACCGAAGGCGTCACGGTGGTCGTCGCCGACCTGCTCGGCGCGGAACTCGCCCGGGCGTCGGTGCCCATCACCGACGACGCGGGCACCGGCCCCGCCGTCGAGCAGGCGGTCGCCCTGGTGGAGCGGGCCGCGAAGGAGGCCGGGGCGGAACGGCTGCACACCGTCGGCGTCGGCGCGCCCGGCCTCATCGACCCCGCCAGCGGGGAACTCCGGGACTCCTCCGGCCTGCCCGCATGGCACCGCCGGCTGGTCGCGGCCCTCCAGGAGCGCCTGCCCGCCCGCGTCATCGTCGAGAACGAGACGAACCTCGCCGCGCTCGCCGAGCAGCGCGACGGCGCGGCCCGGGACCGGGGCACCTTCGTCCTTCTCTGGCTCGGCCACGGCACCGGTGCGGCCGTCGTCCTCGACGGCCGGCTCCGCCGCGGGGCCTCCGGCGGCACCGGCGAGATCGGGTTCCTGCCGGTGCCGGGGACCGCCACGCTGCCGTCGGCCACGGACTGCGAGGGGGGCTTCCACTCGCTGGCGGGGGGTGCCGCGATCGCCGGACTCGCCGCGGCGTACGGGCTGACGGTGACGGGGTCCGGCGGTGAACCACCGGCGGCGGCCCTGGTCCGCGCGGCGGTGGCGGCCGTCACCCCGTCCTCTTCTTCTTCCTCCCCCGCCTCCCGCTCCTCCTCCGCCGCCGGCTCCCCGTACGGCCCGTCGGACCGGTTCCTCGCGGCCCTGGCGGACCGCCTCGCCGTCGGTGCCGCGTCCGTCGTGGCCGTCCTCGACCCCGGCTGTGTGGTGCTCGGCGGCGAGGTGGGGCAGGCGGGCGGGGAGGAGCTGGCGGCACGGGTCGGTGAGCGGCTGGCCCGGATGTCCCCGCTGCCGGCCGAGGTGCGCGCCGGAGTGCTGGGCGGAGGGGCGGTGCTGCGCGGTGCGCTCCTGACCGCCCGGGAGTCGGCCCAGGACGACCTCTTCACGCCGCACCCGCGCTGA
- the hisG gene encoding ATP phosphoribosyltransferase, with amino-acid sequence MLRIAVPNKGSLSGPAAEMLHEAGYRQRRESKELRIVDPGNEVEFFYLRPRDIAIYVSSGRLDIGITGRDLLVDSGAKAEEILPLGFARSTFRFAGRPGAAKSVQDLAGLTVATSYEGIVAGHLSDNGIDASVVHLDGAVETAIELGVAEVIADVVETGTSLRNAGLEVFGEPIMKSEAVVIRRVEADTAEDTEPKVQQFLRRLQGVLVARTYVMMDYDCRAEHLEQAVGLTPGLESPTISPLHNEGWVAVRAMVPAKEAQRIMDDLYALGARAILTTAIHACRL; translated from the coding sequence ATGCTGCGCATCGCCGTCCCCAACAAGGGTTCCCTGTCAGGACCTGCGGCGGAGATGCTGCATGAGGCCGGCTACCGGCAGCGCCGGGAGTCCAAGGAACTCCGGATCGTCGATCCGGGCAACGAGGTCGAGTTCTTCTACCTCCGCCCCCGCGACATCGCGATCTACGTCTCCTCCGGCCGCCTCGACATCGGCATCACCGGCCGCGACCTGCTGGTCGACTCCGGCGCCAAGGCGGAGGAGATCCTCCCGCTCGGCTTCGCCCGCTCCACCTTCCGCTTCGCCGGCAGGCCCGGCGCCGCCAAGAGCGTCCAGGACCTCGCCGGTCTGACCGTCGCCACCTCCTACGAGGGCATCGTCGCGGGCCACCTCTCCGACAACGGCATCGACGCCTCCGTCGTCCACCTCGACGGCGCCGTCGAGACCGCGATCGAGCTCGGTGTCGCCGAGGTCATCGCGGACGTCGTCGAGACCGGCACCTCGCTGCGCAACGCGGGCCTGGAGGTCTTCGGCGAGCCCATCATGAAGTCCGAGGCCGTCGTCATCCGCCGCGTCGAGGCCGACACCGCCGAGGACACCGAACCCAAGGTCCAGCAGTTCCTGCGCCGTCTGCAGGGCGTCCTGGTCGCCCGGACGTACGTGATGATGGACTACGACTGCCGCGCCGAGCACCTGGAGCAGGCGGTCGGCCTCACCCCCGGCCTGGAGTCGCCCACCATCTCGCCGCTGCACAACGAGGGCTGGGTGGCCGTCCGCGCGATGGTCCCCGCCAAGGAGGCGCAGCGGATCATGGACGACCTGTACGCGCTCGGCGCGCGGGCCATCCTGACCACGGCCATCCACGCCTGCCGCCTCTGA